CCTACTGAGAAAAGAAACTATCTTCAACATCCTCTTCTAAAGCAGGACTTCATTGCCTGAGCAGCTGATTCCCCACAACCAGCTCATGTTGGCCAGCTGagtgcagggcagagccatggtgCATGTCCACTGAGGGTTATATTGAGAGAGGCACAAAAGGGCACATTAACACTGCCCTCAGTCGGTGCCAGGGGATGCTGCCACAGCCTGCCAGGCGTCTCCACAAACTGATTCTTGAAACCAGTGTAACATATCTGCTTTAGAGTGGTCCCATAAAGTGTGCCCAAGGTACAATGCTCTAGGGTGGCAACTTTTCATCCGTTTAGGTCCATCTAATGGAAAGTGGGTGTGCTGTGCTTCACTGTACATTTGCAGTAAGCATGGTCTGTAGGCCAGGGAAGTGTGCCCAGGGGATGATGAACTGTTAGTTAGGCCAGGACTACATTTCTGAGTCCACACTCAGAAATACTGATGTAAATCCAGTCAACCGCCATGGAAGCCAATGAAGTTACACCAGTgtgagggagcaggagcaggccttTAGAGGCAGTGTCTTCTAGTGGAGAGTTGCAAACTAGTCCTTAGGagatttttatttcattcttgTCAGGCAAGTTGCTTCCTCTCTCCGACATCAGTATCATCACTGTGTTACACGTGGGAAAACTGACCTTTTCTGCAAAGCACTTAGGGGCTACAGAGTTCAAGTGCTTCACGATCAAGTATTATGCTATACCAACCCCTGGACTCATGGGTTCCAGTTTGAATTCACTGTGTGATCACAATCTTGCTTTTTTAACCTCTCTGGCCCTCGGTTTATTTACACCATATAACTCTTCTAAAGTCCCACATCTCATCACAGACCCACGAGACTCTATTCAGACTCACAAAGAGTCTCTGAAATCTTTGAACAGAATTTGCTGGAAGTGCAAGGATGTACCATGCATCAGGCTCACTTAGCTTGCAATATAAGGAATAATTTTGATCTGGCTCTTAAGTGGCTTTAAGCAccctattgacttcactgggagttGGGGATGTTCAGTGGTTCCAGAAAATCAGCTCTTGCTCCATCGCCCCCCTACCCGCTCCCCACTCAGTTCTTCTTTGTGCAAGGTGAATTTCCAGTCCAAGATGCTATCAAAGAAAGCAGGGAGCTTAAACAAACAGTGCTGGAGCAAATGGAATTTGCCCTTTGAAGTGAAGATCCAGTACATTCACGAGCTCCAAAAAGGCAAAAACGTgctcaaagccttttgttttgattCTGCCAAGTTATGCAGTTTTAGGCAGTCTCTTTAATCCAGGGCTGTAGCTGTAAATGAAGAGGAAAGCCGTCCAGGACACCAAATCCCTTGAGAGGTAGAAATCATCCATCCATGACACTTCTCCAAGCAAAGGGGCTCTAGAGAAATGGAGACAGAACAGAGGCTTACTTTCTAGTCTGGAGCTATTGTGGGTTCAGGCTTCTAAGAAAGCTTTTCCTTGTTGATTGAAGCATCTTGCTTTTCTACAAATCATAGCAATGGATTTTGCCAAAGGTTCTGGCAATTAGATGAAAACGGAGGCTGAGGGATTGAAAAGAGCAGAATGGAGGAGACCTAGATGGCAGCCAGGGAACATGAATAGAGAGTTGATGGCAACCACCTAAATAATGACAAAGGTGACATCCTGTGGCTGTCTGAAGGCCTGTGGAGCAGGTGTTGCTGGATCAAAGTCAACCTCTATCAGATCAATTGACCTTTCATACAACCAAAGAGGTGTTGGTACTATCAGAAAAAAAGCCAAGAACCACTTACTTCTAAAGGGGGCAACTTCCTAACCCTGTCTGGAGCACTGGTGGTTAGTATCTGGGGTATCTGTTTTGTATTTAAGTAGGACTTTGCTTTCCACTGTCAGCCAGCCAACCAGCACTACacttattttaaacaaaagaGGATTCTGCAGTTCTTGTATCCTAGTCTCTGGTGCAGTGGAGCAGGGATGAGCTAAGCAGGAAGCAGTGCTACTGTCTCCACATTGCCCAACATCAGTCCAGCTCCTATTTCACCTTTGCTTTGATTCTCTTCCAGATGTATTTTTTCTTCTCCAACAAGGTGGTACTTTTGTTTGACTTCTGGAATGTCCACAGCCCGGCAGGTAAGAAAAGCCACTTCAGGCTCCCAATCATAACCAAatggctgctgctcagcacagctgATTCACATGGGGATTCATAAACAAGTCTGTGCATAGGGGGCTGGAAAGAGCTTTAAAGAGTCTGTAGATCAGAATCTCTTCAATTAGTTGTGCATAACTTCTCTCTGTCACAGCCTCTCTCAGCAGGATTACCTGCCAGTAAGTCTCTCTAGCAAAGAGGGAGAGAGTGATAAAGGGAGCATGCTGGGTGAGAAAGACTTCTgttttggttaaaaaaacccaGGGGTTTACCCTCCTTCAATACTGGTTGAAGGTATAAGGGCCCCTACCTCTGGAAAGGTTTGTATAGAATAGTATCTACACACATCTATACAGGCAGATTCCCTTTTGACATTTCCTGCATGTCCCAGGATATGCTCCTAAATTATCCCAACATGGATACTCAAGGGACTATATAAGAGAGAAAGCCACTTGTTTTGGCCAAGTAAACAAGTGACTTGGACCTAGCATCACACTGATTCTTAGATCAGGTTTGAGAGCCTGAGAATCAGATTCTTCCCCAAAAGGAGAGAAGTCTCAAAGATGAAACAAACCTGGGCTTGCAGAATCCTGAATGCACTTTGGGAGCTAATCACCAGGGAATCGTGTGCTGTGCTACAGCAAACTAAGCCTTAATCAAGCTAGTGTCAGGACCTCCTGGGGTGAAGTGAGCTAGTTTTCTTTACCAGTCTtgagggtgtctatacatgtgcagtgaggctggcCCAATTACAGCGCAGCAGAgcggactcaattaatcgagtctgctggaatgtgctaatgactgcttcagcagactctagtgtcgtgtatcagcatccctatgctgaaaaatggtggtaggtggcactttaactaaagctcattagacaagcgcccgccaccatttttcagtgtggggacattgatacacatgatgctcaaagcactttaattagagcagctctcagagccactctaattaaagcactttgcctcctccccttcctggagcatgtctataaacacctgCAGCTGTCTGGTGTCTCCCAGATTCTGTGGCACCAGCCCCTCTCCAGGTTTTGCTCAGTGGCATACATATTgtgaatgctggaggactgcccTGCCCACAGGACCCAGCAAATGGCTTTAGACAAAAGACTTTTGCAGCCTGGCATGTTGTTGAAGTCCAGCCAGTCTCTGTGGTGGGATGAACTGCTGGAGGCTGAGACTCTAAACTAGCCATTTGTAGACTAGTACCCAGAAGCTCCCTGCACCTAACAAGGGGCtaacccccacctccctgcttctTGCTGAGTCACAGCATACTTAGAATAAAGCTGTAAACTGCAGCGTGTGAAAGGAAGGACCTCCTCTCTGGAACATGTCATTAAGCTCCAGCCTGACCGGAGAGACTATTATTTTTAGATCCCTGAACTAGCTAGATTTTTGGGCAGAGTTCTTAAGAGAGGCTAATTAGGGATGGCTGATAGCCAGATTCATTCATAACAGCTAGCAGAGGCCATGACCTGTGCTGCTTGGGTGATAATTGAAGAGGGGGATTAAAGGCAGCTACTGTATGTACTTAATTTACCTATCTATCTAGCTGTAGAGGAGGGAGGCACACAAGATGACAGGAATTCCAGGTGCAAAATACCTGAATCCTCAGGAGCTTGCCATAGAGAATGTATCCTCCCGCGTGCTTTCCATTCCTGGTCTTGAAAGAGCATGAAAAGCCCTGTTACCCCATTAGGAAATTTCTGACtaccccacccacctgccactgGCGTACCATTGCAGGCAAAGATTACTACAGTGGCTTAGCCCAGGCTGATCATCAGTCAGCTGATTGAGTTACCACAGCTGGTCGTCTCTGTTCCAGGGAGGCCCAAGATTAGGAcagcagggggaagctgcagtcaCAGAGTGAGGTTTCTTGGAGGAAGCAAGACATAGGGTACTTTTTTTATAATATGCCTGTTTTGCACACTGTAACAGTTATACAAGCACTAGATCCATGCATCAAACTGCAAGACTAAGTGGTGCAGGAAGGACAAGCAGAAGAGAATGGTGAAACTCTGCCTAACTCTCTTACAGCACAAGAGGATCATCGATAGTCTTTATCATGGACTGGGGTGTGACACAGGACAAAATGCACAGAAAACATGAGATTTTATGCTGTGTAATGGGTCAGTGAATCATGTAGTGCTCTGCTGTTGCTCTCATGCCCCAGATctgcattaaaattaattttgtacCTCATTCCCCAAGTTCACCTCTTTCATTTGGATGAGGCTAGAGTGAGCCTCTTGCAAGATAAATTGAGCAGAAGACATAAAGAAGGTCCACAGGCATTGCTAGAGTCAGATGCCATAAGAAGCACCATTTAATTCCTATTGGACTGGATCTTGGCAGCCTGATTCTTACCTGGAAAAGACAGGgatagggtgggggtggggagggagtaaaAGGGGCAGGGGACAAACTTGGGCCAAGAGCCAGGTGTTGTGTGCTTAAGATGATGCTCTTTCAGTTCCTTATACTTGAACTCAGCCTTCAAGTCTTCCATGCATCACTTGCTACTGAGGCTTGGTCGCAGCATGGGTTAAGTGGCGCTTATGTTGTGCAGGGACGGCTCCATCTGAGCAGGTTGCAGGCCCTCTGAGTGGTGTTTGCCTTGCAGGGATGGCACTGTCGGtggtggtgatcctgctgctggcagcattgtACGAAGTCATCAAGGTCACCAAAGGCAAACTGCTTCGTCGGACAGTGTCGTCTGTCCCCACCAGCATCAGTCAGGAGTCATTAGCAGAACGAGACAGGGCATCTGTCAACTCAGAGCGAGATCAGCAAAACTCTACCCAAAAAAGGTAATCCAAGCTCAGTTGCAGGCTCTCACAAAAGCTGTCCAAGAGACACTAGCTAAGATCTTTCTGCTTTATGGGCTTCCCAAACTAGACTGCTTGGCCTGTATAGTTATTAGAGTGGGGCTGACTCCCATCCCGCTCCCACCTAGTTTTCCCTCACTAAATGCCCATTCCACAAATGATGTGGCTGCTCTTCTGGCCCCAAGGAAGCCTTGCTTGCTGTTCCCAGGTGCAGTAGCAATCCTTAACATCAGAGGAGATTTCTCATTCACATGTGCATGATTAAAACCAGCAAGACTAGGAATGAATCATCTCTTTGTCACAATGTCAGTAAAGAGTGTTCTCCCCTCAGCTTCCCctgtgggcaggaggggcagtcTGGGCAAAGCATTGTCTGGGTATGAACATGAAAGGAGGCTGAACTCCAACTCTTATGCTCTGAGTTACTCATGAACAAGGGTAATTAGCCTAAATTGCTTGGCACAGCTTGTCTGCCTAGGCAGCTTTGTCAAATGGAGCCAGCCATTCCCTCTACTGCCCCACATCTCCCTACTCCATCCCCGCTGAACTGGACTTGATCTGtctgggggctggacttgatgatcttcgaggtcccttccagctctaacatctatgaaactgcaaCAGTGAGTGGGGAATCTGTTTGATCAGGCAGGCCTGGCCAATGTGATCAGTGTCCTTctctggcctgggtggggggtgatggAAGTCGGTTTATATAGCAAAACCTGTTCAGATAGCCCTTTGCCTCCTGGAGGCAAGCATAAGGAAGCATTTATCATCTTCACTGGGAGGCTGTTTCCAGGCAAGCAATATCTGCCTTCAGTTAAGACTAGTTTCACTGTAGTTTTCTGGAGACCATATGTTTTTCACAAATACCCAAATACTATTCATAGAACATCAGATGAAAACATACAAATAGCTACCAAAATGCTTGAGAAGTAATACATGAGACCAGAGCTTCACACCCAAGGGCCTGTGTCCTCCACATGACTACAAAAAGCCAGAGAAACCCAAGCAGCAGAGGCAACATATAAGGCAAGAAGATGATGTGATTGTGAGCCAGTCAGGATCATGCCTTGCCTCTTCTGTTCTACATGGCTGTCTGTTTCTCACACGATCCAATGTGATGATGGGAGATGGAAAAGAAGATCCACATTATGGGTTTGAGACTACCTAATACAAGCCAGCCAGCTGGAGTGCTGAGATCACTGCTGCCTAGAATATCTCACCGTTTCCAGGTGTAATGCCGTCTTTTTGCATATACCAAGGGCTGCACAGGGCTCATTGGCAAGGCTTGGGCTCTCTATgtctttctttgcttttcttttttgcacaGGTGGTTTCTGTACCATGTCAGCCAGACACTGCTCCACGTGATCCAGGTGGTGATTGGTTATCTGGTGATGCTGGCTGTGATGTCCTACAACACTTGGATCTTCCTGGGTGTGATTGTGGGCTCCACAGTGGGTTACTATGTGGCCTACCCAATGCTCAATATGCGGTAGAAGCTCCTGGACCTGCTGCATTCAAGGATACTGTTGCACGGACGAGGGCAGCATCTCCCATGGGAGGATGGCGACTGATTTTCCACTGGAGAAACTACTCATGGCCTCTAATGCTGGAAAGATTCCCAGGGCACTAGGGAATTTCCCACTTCTTTCATTGCATTTCGGCTCATACTGTTATAAAAAAATctacatacatttttaaaatcacatttgAACCATTTCTGCTGggcctgccctcctcccacttgcTGTGCAGGCAATGGCACCAAGGAGGACCTAGGTTGGGTCCAGGACTGTTTCCTGGTCTGTGGCCACCATTATCCCCACTGCCACTCACCAGCATGGGAGCTGCCCTCAGCAGAAAAGCAATTAACACTGACTTTGAATCCACCCTCAGGTCTCACTCAGGAATCCCAGGAACCTTTTCCCATTGACCAGGGGTAGCGTAGAGGTTTGTGCCCTTGTCAGCATTGCTTTGGTTTGGTTCCAAGTTGAGCCAGCAAGTGGGTGACAGGCTGTATTTAAATCAAGGATGTGGATGTGATGGAAACGACTCTGGCATGACTTTATCCTCCCTCATATGTCTGTACAGGATTCTGCCTGGTCCCATTCACTTTTCCTTACTGCTTGTGGTCGGGGGAAGGAGCAAAATTAGAAAGAGGTGGTATAACCCTAAGGTTATCTCTTATCCTTCAAGGGTTTCTTTACAAACCCTGCCCCGTGCCACCCTGTGCCCTTCACCTCACACGGTGCCTTCCGTGTTCCTGTAGCACTACCTGTGACTGAGCATGTCATGGCATGCAGAGGTGGATGCAGTGCAAGCCGCTCTTGCATTGGTTTCCAGAATCTCTGAAGGCAACTGCATTCATgtgccaaacaggagattttaccacacctttaactctcctatgaaatatgaactttcatttctacctgggagaactttacGATCTTTTCTCCTAGGCCTGAaaaagggtgcctgtgcctgaaagcttgtaattaaagaatttttttttttttgaaaaaatgtagttggtctaataaaagatatcacctctatcacGAGGTCTGACTGCATTAATATAGAACTAGTAGGTGTAGCTCTTACATGTGTGCAATGACTGAACTGCTGTGGAAACAGGTTTGCCAAACTCCTACTGTGTCTCTCTGGTTCTTCCTGTTCTTCCCAGAGAAGGGCCCATTTTAATAAAGCCATCTTTATCAGTTATTTgcttgtatgtgtgcatgtgccttaAGATGCTGGCCCTCACCTCGGGTACAGCAGACTTAGtttactttatatatatatatacttttaaaataatcaaTATCCTCTGACCCGTGGACAGTCTGGCTGCCCGGGAGCCAGTGAATTATTCACCCCATAGACACTGGGACTCTGCAAGGCTCCACCAAGGCCATAAATTATAGGTACAATCCACCCTGTTTAAGACACTAGCTACAGCTGATCTCTGGACTCCAAGGACTTCCCATCATCTTTCTGGTAATTCCCAGGGTCAGTGGTGCTTCCTAACCCAGGAAACTCCACTACAATTTTGACATTTTTCATGGTGGTGCAGAGTCTTCAGTTATGCAGCCACTTAGACGTACTGTGGGAAATGGGAGAAGAGCTTGGCATTCAAGTGCATCGTGTAGGcatagggttgttggttgtagccatgttggtctaaggacaggcaggcaaggttctttgggtagatgtgatattctttattagaccaactaaaaagttggaaagAAGTTGAAaaaacctgcctgacatctgacaccccaggtaacctgtctccAACTGACCACTTGccttccttcacacatttccctaccttcccctcctcccctcctagcTCTACCCATGGTCTTCCtcacttccactcatttgcattttcacaggcaagcttCTTGTACAtttgcttcttttctaccttggagaacacgtaacaccagcagagtctccctgtgcctgatgaagagtgtttgtgcctgaaaacttgcaattaacttttttccaactttttagtgggtctaataaaagatatcgcatctacccaaagacccttgcctgGCCTGTGTAGGCATATACACTTCTGCCAACAGAGCAGTGagcaaacaggggcagcaaacagggcaagcagtttgcaagcagttcactgggactaagaggaaggggaagaggaggctgGCATGAAGTACCAGATCCTGCTTTGGAAAGGTAAGTGAGCCAGGGCTGTCTGTGTGTTTGGCTCCTGCCTATTTGTTTGGTGGCCTGTGTGTGTTTGAGGCGTGTGCTCTGAAAAACTGGGAGTGCCACTAGCTGAATGATTGCTAAGTGATTGCTGGGTGATTGATGTCCCTGTCTGACAAAAgcccagtttggcttagcagggaacacgCCAGTcagctaaaatacaaaaaggaagattataagagctggaaacttggacaaacaacaagGGAAAACTAAAAGAGCATTGctctggcatgcagggatgaagtcaggaaggccaaagtgcaattggagttgcagctagcaagggatgtgaagggtaacaagacaGGTTTTTAGAAGTATGTTGGTAACAAGAGGAGGATAGGGGAAAGTGTGAGCCCCTTACTGAACAGGGGAGGCAAccaaggatgcagaaaaggttgaagtgctcaatgccttttttacttcactcctcacaggcaagatcagctcccagactattgtacctagcagcacagtttggggaggaggtgagcagccaacagtggccaAGGGACAGATTAGAGATTATTTAGAAAAACTAGACGGGAAGTACCCAaggttgctgagggagttggctgatgtgcagagatctgggttttcagtttcccatgggaaaatggagaaaaacatgggtttccccctttgcctgaggaaaacgtggatttctcattttaacagagaaacccgtggattttgcacttttgcacagagctttctgcaggctggcacagttccagcctggaaggggctggggggagcgggaggagggcggtcaggcagggacTGCCATGTACACCCACATGGCAGCCAAGCAgctgggagaggagctcctgcagataagTCAGGGTGgtgtggggattgaggcccccatagggaggggcaggggaacctgtgcccccagatctgtgtgcagggcgggGGCAGGCATGTGcttcctgctgtgggctcaggctccctgctctgctgccatcccttgggggcctccacagccccatgggtCAGACCCAGCGGGTCAAGGCAGAGCGGGAAAGTTCCTTGCCTCTGCAAGCTCCACGTTGCCCTGGCAAGGTGTCCTTTGGACTGCACTGCCACCCCTACAGCTCCTTGTGGCTGCCCCtaccagccccagtcctgctgcctgggcacccattgctggggggcagagctgggtggctgggatggggccaggagtgAGATGGGTAGGTGGAACTGGGGGGACCTGGggtcttgtggcagtgacagcatggggtgggactggggcagaACTGCAATCCTCTGCCCACGTGTCCCTCTGATGAGCGCGGGTTgtgtgagcaggggtgtgcaggcagcagatcatggctctgccttggctctggtCCTGCACTGTCAGCACCACAAGATCCAGGTCttccctgccctggagcagttccctgcccagctggggagaccCCGGGAACAGGGGGCACTGACAGCACAAGGCCGTggcagcgcagggctggggcacagccctggttctgtggccctgcactgttaaagccctgtgctgtcacagccccTTCGCTCccggggtctccatgaagactgccagctgtgtgggcagctgttgggaaatggagcACGGCTGCTGACCAGAtccatcattttgcccacccctgagctagacggttgtcagcagtggcagatgacataacaaggagcaagggtctcaagttgcagcaagggaagtttaggttagatattaggaaaaacattctcagtAGGAGTGTaggagagaggttgtggagtctccatccttggaggtttttaaggctagacaaagccttggctgagatgatatagctggggatggtcctgctttgagcagggggttggactacatgtgacctcctgaggtcccttccaaccttaactttctatgattctatgaacacacAGAGCTGGGGCCACCTGCTGTAGTACATCTGGCCTCTTCATCATTTGGGCAGTGGAAAGGACCAGATCATAGCTTTAAATGGCTAGCAGGAGACTCCCCTGGTGAATGAGAACTCTTCAACGATGTACAGCTGACCAAGTTAATGCCAGCTACTCCCTTCTGGCCAGTGGGCACAGATGATCATTGTTCCACTATATTTATTCTCCTCCACAATGCAGTCCATTCTGGTTCCTTCTATTGCTGTAACAATGCCTGAGCCAGACCAGGTCTTGACCTCAATATCCAAACAGTGTGCAGCCTCAAGACAGAACTGTCTTTGGCATGGATGTTCCCTGGATCTTAGTTTTAATGCAACCCATAGAGCTGCTAAGAACTTGCTCTCACGGAAATGGCTGCAGACACGTAGATAACCCAGCCATCCTCGTTCCAAGCTCACCATCTTGATGCAATATAAGAAATAaccctccttaaaaaaaaaaaaagttgttcgtGTTTTATTTGTCTGGCTCCCCAGACTGTTGGAGGGCCACCTGGGACATACTGCCCCAACACATACCTCTCCTCAGGAATCAGAGCGATGTGGCTTTGCTTCTTTTGAATGGCAAGACTTGCTACTCTCATAGGTAGTCAGTCCACGCTACATCAGGGCACAGCATAACCTGCCAGGCCGTTCTTTCCATCCAAACTGTTCTATTAATTTGTCCTTTGCTCTCAGTACTTTCTACCCCAGGATCTTATTGCAAAGTGAGTATTATCCTCCGTTTTACAGATGGAATCAAGCACTGAACTGCTCCATGCTTAAAGCCACACAGCTAGTCAGGAACACAAAGATTCATTTCCAGCTCTTGAGGTATCTCCTCCTCCTGCATACATGGGACTTCCCATAGTAGGGTGCCATGCCACAAGGGATAAATGGCTCTCGGCAGCCACTAAGCAAACGGATGCTTGGGGAAATTGCtatccccctcccacacacacccaatAACGTCTGaagtacctgagctagctcaggCATCTTTGCCTGGCACTGCGTGATGCAGCATAGACATATATTTAGAATGACTTAGAGCTCATTATTTTCATCCCCAGAGCAATAGGAAGGTGGTCTGGGTTTAGAGTACAAAACCGGGACACACACATTTGGCCACAGGTTTCTTGTGCAAACTCAGTTAGGTCACATTGTCTTGCTATACTCCAGTTCCCTATATCCCCTTCCTTGTGCTCTTTCTTGATTCATCTTACATGCTTAGCATAAGAAGAGATGGCCCCAGTCTCCCAAAATCCTATTGCTTGTATCGCACAATGCCTAACCTAATGGAGCGCAGACGTGGTGGCCTGGGTCTCTCAATGCAAATAGCATACAAGTAAAATCAGACATAAGCCACAAACCCTGACACATGACAGGCTCTCTAGGACAGTGCCAGCTCAGTGCAGTCCCAGCCACCATTTACATGTTACCATAATATATATTCGCTAAAGCAACCTCTTAGCTGACCCCAGACTCCTTGCCACATTGAAGCAGTGCACTAGTTCTCAACATAGAGCTTCAATTCCAATTCAATTCTGGACCCAACCATTTTGGCTCAGTCTGCTCCACTCCCGAACCTTCATGTGTAAGGTCTCCCAGTCTTTTGGGAAGCAGTTGTCTGAGAATGATGGTGAATCAGTCAGGAACGAGACTCTCGATTGGCTTTAAATAAGGCTGATTTTTATTTAATTCTTCTAAGCATATTTTAAACATTTGTATAACATTCTCAATGTATTGCGAAAGAGACAAGGTTTTTAATCCCCAATGCAAGGCACTTGTTGGGAGAGCCCAAGTTGTTTAGACTGGGCATTCCccagttaaaaaagaaacaatggcATTTAAAATATACACGGAAGTTGGAATGTCTTTGTAGATGAGGAAAGGGCCTCCCTTTCCATTTGTGTTGTAAGAAGAACTGTCCTAGTCAGGTGACTTGACAAGTCATGTCAACCATATGCCACATTTTAAGTATAGGAACATGTCATTTGTCTGCTGAAATCCTTCCCACAACCCAAGTCCCACCAGCTACATGCTCCCAGATTCTCTGAACATTAGGCATCTG
The window above is part of the Alligator mississippiensis isolate rAllMis1 chromosome 12, rAllMis1, whole genome shotgun sequence genome. Proteins encoded here:
- the SLC31A2 gene encoding protein SLC31A2 isoform X1, which encodes MMAMYFFFSNKVVLLFDFWNVHSPAGMALSVVVILLLAALYEVIKVTKGKLLRRTVSSVPTSISQESLAERDRASVNSERDQQNSTQKRWFLYHVSQTLLHVIQVVIGYLVMLAVMSYNTWIFLGVIVGSTVGYYVAYPMLNMR
- the SLC31A2 gene encoding protein SLC31A2 isoform X2, producing MDWGVTQDKMHRKHEILCCVMGMALSVVVILLLAALYEVIKVTKGKLLRRTVSSVPTSISQESLAERDRASVNSERDQQNSTQKRWFLYHVSQTLLHVIQVVIGYLVMLAVMSYNTWIFLGVIVGSTVGYYVAYPMLNMR